In Ornithodoros turicata isolate Travis chromosome 1, ASM3712646v1, whole genome shotgun sequence, the DNA window CGGCTTTACAAGATATCcaaagcaacacaatgtactgaaagtcgagtgcaattggggtagacggtatgtgtcttatcaatgttctttagtttcacgggtctgttcaaggccttccacctacccgtccacccctattgtggacgtgatgatgtggtgggtcattctccgccgttgtggcggtacactgccccattgcgcttgtggaagggatgaggcGAGACACAGCTTCTGCTGTTTCTGTAGAATTGTAAGTTCCGTCTTTTTGGCCTGCCGTTGCTGTGGCAAATGACTTACGACACGAAATGCTGCAAACAGGGAACGTTTTTAATTGCAGTGAACAAAGaggcaaaaataaaacttgTACTTATAAAAATATGTGTAAAAATATTAAACATATTGTAATGTCCATGGTATGGCCGCTAATGGAGCAACAGCAATATGTACTTGAACCAGAAAGGTAAGCAAAATTCTAACGTTCTGATATCGTTGAGGAGCGGGAGCGACAGAAGATGCATCGAAAGTAGCTGCGGTGCCCGAGAAACAGGGGCAAGAAACGGACATGCAGTAATTTTGACGGAGCGGGCACACGGGCTCGGACAGTGTGAATAGCAGCCCTTGAGGTATGCTCGTCCGTTTTCTACCCCGTACGGATATCGATAtgacacaaaggaaaaaaactCTGTTGTCTGAAAAGGCACGGGGTTAAAGACGAGTTTGTTCCATGAAAATAAGTAGCTAATTGCGTGATGTTTCTCATGCTTTCGCAAGGGCCAACGACTCCAAGAAGAATAGTCAGCCTTCTGAGTGACTTTGGCATACTGCACCGAAGCTTAGATctcaacactctaaaaacagtacttcaccgcatagcacgctctgcaccaacaTTTTCCACGAATGACACGGTTATCACTTTTCATTCGAAgaaagagggaggcgtacgcctttttgtgtcaatttggatatatggttgTGACAGAAGCCGGCATTTTTGCTCCTTCTAGCACCCCTGCCTATAGAGATTGCCGATAGCTGTAGGTATACGAAAAACACATGTTCGGCTCTCTGGAGCCTCGCCACTCGCAAGGAAATACTGTAGTGTATATGGCCTACATGAACACGAGTGGAGCCGGTGAAAagcgaaagaaacaaaacaaaacaaaaacaaaaaagacgcACTGTGAACAGACGGATGATCACCGAGATTGAAAGCAAGTGTGAAACCGGTCTAAGGCCAGGTTTCGTACTaacgtttcttctttctttttttttttgtccgcaTTTTTCACGGGGGCAAAACGGACCCTTCGGAACCTACGGGGTTCGATTGCATTTcggttctatttttgaagcaaacggaTGAAAAACACAGTAGTGCGCAAGCGTAGGATGTTTTACCGTCACTGTTGCTTTTCAAACACGAAAAATTCCCGTTTCATTTGCCACATTGTCATGATGTCATATTTTAAATCACTCTTTTATTAAATGGATTATCGTTTAGTGACGTTAGTGTGACGCATTCTGTTGCCGCTTTGAGTAAAGCCTTTCCTTCCCGTCACGTTTAAGAGAGCGGATGAGGGTGCGCGCAGTCATTTCTATTTTCAGGCGTTGATGCGTATCCTCGTCTATCGACCTCAGATGTTCCAGACAACAAAAACGTAAACAGGAAAGTCTGCAGGCAAGTACACCCCGCACTTATGATGGAGAAATGGGCGATCATGCGTCCGCGACGTTCTTCTGCCGTATTCGTGCAGGACGAGTTCAACGAAACAAAAGGAAACCGAGCGCTTTGTTTTTCTGTCGGATCCTCCGAGTCATTTCGCTACCAACGGGAAGTTAGCAACTACGAAACAGAGAACCAGCAGCACAGAAGAAGGTGTGGTGTCTACGTTAACGTTGCTCCGTCAGGAAACGGTTCTCAAAATCAATCTAAAAAAATCGTCTGGCACAGCAATGTGTGCAATAACGACAACGATAagctttttttagttttctttaCGTTGTTTCACGCAACGCATAAACAGGAAGGACATAGACATGACTTGACACGAAGGGAGCCGCCATGGTTTTGCAAATTATAGGTGAGTAAGTAGCACGCAAAACGTGTCAACAATCAGAGCAGTCAGACAACATATCTATTGTCGCGCGCAGTGAGTATTTACATACGAGTGCAACTCAACATAACATCATCCAGAGTGTCGTATATTATAACCCAGTCACACGGACTAGTTTGGCGTCACTTTcaacgagtgacacttgcacttagtgtcattcgtgtgctgtcacgcGGCATTTTTATCACGTGACACTCGGCAggaagtgcactaacgatttagcgAGTTCCTAAAACTGACTTCACTTCTCTTCAGCGAACCGAGTGCGTAGCCTCGAGGGCAGCCTTTGTGTGTCAGGttaaaatattgagaaaaagcgagGGGCCTCGACACCACACTATTACTTTAACAGCGTGTTTATTTGATTTTAGTACAGTGTGACATTGTGCCGAAACAACATGTCATTACTCTGGTTAACAGCGTGTGAAAACTTCGCGGTCACTGCGATCCGGCGGCGGCTATTTTTGTCGTGGGacatgtttgaggccaatttgtttTATGTTGGAAGAGGACTTGCAGAGAGggtttctaaatcaaagaaaaacattctgAGGAAAGTACTGTGGCGCACACGCTAAAAATTTGGCCGACATTTATTCTTATCTATCGTAATTCCCATCACTTACTTAAAGCCGTTTAGCAAGCACGTAGAGAAAGTGACATTCCCTTGGTTGTAGTGCACCTCACGAAAATCACACTTAATTagcccgtgtgacaagggtattagCCTCTTTCCAGGGACACTATATATTTCCAGTCCGGAAAAAGCTCTTGGCAGGCTCAGGCACATATGCTACTCTGGATTATACTGTGCGTATAATCATAAGCGAGCAGTAATAGCCAGCTCCGAGTAGCATTGAAAAGTGTTCATTCAAAATTCTCAAATTTTTCAAACTTCATTTGTCAAAAATTTCAATGTTtctgaaccgttatttgaaccggtaaccgtaatTTCCTCAGCCAGTTCAGTTCCAACATGGTGGCAGCAATATCGgatcggttcagttccggttcagccgAAAAATAACGGTTATTTTCGGTGTTCGGTTCGGTTTCCGGTTCGGTTGGACACTCTGGCCAAAGCTTCTGCTTTTGTCTTGTCGTTGAGCAGACTTTCGTTTCACTTATTTATACATAATGTTGGCCACCTTCTGGCAGCCAAAGCATGAGCGCGTAAAAGGTTGTACAAATGGCAGAAAggaaataataatattattgcAGATAATAATATTACAAAATAGTATGGAAACACAAAGGAAACAAAGAACAAAATCACAGGACGGTTACGGTTATGTAACGCGCATTTCAGCGGCAGCTGTTGTGGGTgaatgttgacacttttattgctgatgtacagcagggatcggaactggtatttttttcggtccggttcgggtttgggttcaggcatattggttcggttcgggtatAGCTCCGCTggaccgaaattatcagcttgaacccgTTCAGGTATAGCGGTTCGGTTCAGGGTCGGCTCAGGAAGAATCCCCCcctaacctttccttgtttttttttctcaataaacatatcccccccccccccccccaaagaaaaaaaaaactgtcaacGGTCGAGACATTTACAGGaattggaaccgttactttttcggTCCTGGCTTGACCGGTTCatcggcagtaattttgctacatgaaagcgaacTTACCCTCAACGTACGCGGTTGTAAGAGAAATGTGTGAGATAAGCGTTTCAGATGAAAAACCTTTCATGAAAGCAGGTGAAAATGCAAGGCAAGTAATAAACACATTTCTTATTTACCTGATATTCTACTGTATTGTACTCTTGTggtcgtctgctgaaaacgaaacGCGAAGTACTTGAAGCCTTTTGGCAGAACCCGGTCACGGCCCTCTTTTGCTCCGGCAAAAAACTGGCGCTACAGTCAAAAACTTTTACTCGCATCTGGCATCgtacaaaaaataaacaaagaagGTCGGTtggtagtacaattatttcacctctgaaccggttcccgaaccggtaaccgcatAAAATTTTtgtggttcagttccggttcggttcaggacaagcaaaaaaacggttcgggttcggttcggttcggcttCGACAGAAAATAACagtttttccggttttcggttcgggttcagttccggttccgatccctgcttcacagtgacgagtactgccttgtgatctgtgaagtgagtggtgatgtggTCGATATTCTTGACGAGGTCTCGGTTTTGTAAGACCAAATCAATGCAAGGCCCCTGTTCTGGTGGCCAGTTCGAACATCAACGCTTCTTGTAGACCGGTGATGAAGTTGGTGGTCTTTGCGTGAACGTCAAAGTCCCCCAGGTATCGGCGATGGCATGTGGACTGCTAAGGCGTAGACGACGTATGTTATAACTCGCGGAACTATTGCGGTTGGGGCAAGGTAGGCGGCCACGACGATCAGTCCACTCTCAAATTGCACCGCACACATCTCACTCACGACTTCGCAGTCACGAAAGAGGTCTAGGGGTGAATTGTTGACCCCATCTCGCATGTAGATGGCCACTCCGGCCGCGCAGTACTTGCAGTGGCGTCGAGAGCCACAGCTATACTCAAAGCTCTTCACCTGCAACGGTTTGTTAGGGTCCATCCACGTCTCTGACAAGCACAGGATGGAACAGAGCGCGCTGACGTGGTCGTAGTGAATGTCACGTGCGTGGGCCTCTAACGACCCAACGTTGAGTGCTGCGACAGAAAGTGAATGCGGTTCTTGTAGTATAGCTTCATGCACCGTGACACGGTGGTGTCGAGTCGATGCGCTTGGAGTCTGTGGAACTCGTCGGCCAGTACTCTGTCGACGTTAGTCTCGTTATGCATGGTAGTGGAAGTCGCCTTTCGAGTTTGCTTAGTACAGACCGGCGATGTCCCCGGCTCGAGAGAGCGCGACATAGACCGACTTCTGCGAATGGTTTGTCGCACACGCATGTACTACCTGCCTGTATGTAGCCCTCTGCGACATGTGAATCGTGATGGCACTTGCTTGCACCAGCGGGAACACGGTCCTTCGCACCGACACCTTGGTCTTGCGGTCTATGGTGCACGTTATGGTGCGTGACTCGATCTGTATCCAGGCTTGCTTAATCTCGCGGTTATTTTGGCCCCACCGTTTCGCCTTGATGTGAGCGATGTAGCCTACCGCGCTTGAAACAAAGTCCAACCAGAGGCGCGATCTTGTATGAAATATTTATCTAGCAGTTGTCGCTTGGTGATCCTCTGAAGCATATCCGTGTTTCTGAAGGCGACCGACATTTCTGTGACAACTCGATACCGGAACGCTTTCATCGCCATGTACAAAAAGTACAACGGTGCCGCCTCCCCCCCTCCTCTCTGTGCTCCTAATCTTAATCATGGCACGTGTGAAGGACGTCGGATTCGCATGCATTCTTCATGGCGCCTGAACCAGAATCACTACCGAGGTACAAACCGAGGTACAAACAACTTGGAAAGTCTGTGGAAAACATCgaacacatcgttatgcactgcacgcTTGTCAACTTTatagtgagcagtgatatgGAATCTGCGTTTTAAGACCGCATTCTAGGCAtatgtcgtcgagttccccctTCCTGTTAGTTTCTCGCAATTCATTTCACTTCTTtggggatgtagctacgcatgtGCACGTACATTTCGGTGaccgggaggggtgatgtttttctattttttatcttttcatcttttcatttttctttttccgttcatttaggggatctttgagggagtagcagaattcgtcaggtgacgaattcaatatctcccgttttttttttcctataatCAAACTCGAACTCATCATCATCTCCTTATTCGATCTCAGATGCTGGCCCttatccaccaagggagattggccaagGCACCATCCTCACAGATGCTGGCAGAGTACCTCAGCGCGCGAGGCAGCGAAGGGTCCCGCAGGGCAGTGTACTGCCCCCACGCTGTTCAACTTAATCATGGCTGGGATCCACAGACGAATACGTCCTACACCATATGCGCCACAACTGACCATATACGCCGATGATATCTGTCTCCGCATAGCAGGAACGAAGAAGGAGAAGATTCGCGACTCAGCCGACGTAGCATTAAACGCCACCAACGAGGCCTTGTCGGAgagggggctggagatatcaccAGAAAAGTCCCAATGTCTTCTCTGCATCCCCCCAAGCAAACACGTTGGTAGGGACTTCCCACGTCTAAGTATCAATAACATCCCTGTTCCAAGGTGTAAAGCGTGCAAATACCTTGGTGTCACTATTGACAGCTCCTTACGCTGGACGAAGCAGGTGAACGAAACCACTGCTAAAGGGAAGAAATCGCTAAATTTGCCCAGACGAATCAGTGGCAAAGCATGGGGCTGTAATGCACGATCCATGCTCATTCTGCACAGAGCTCTTATTCTATCTCGGATTCTGTATGCGACGCCGTACGTTGACCTGTCGCCAATACAATGGCTGAACCTCGAGCGTCTCCATCGGGCCGGCATACGAACAGCGCTTGGTCTACCGAGCTTCTCCAGCACTACCTATACCTATCTCGAGTCAAAAGAAAAACCCGTCAGCATCCATTCAAAACACAGAGGGCTCCAGTTCATAGACAACGCAACACTTCTGGGCAAGAAGCAACTCCTCACCGGTCTTCAAGGCAACCTCGCCACGTCCCTAGGCCGCCTGGCTAGGTCGCACGCCAATTGACCCCTACCGTACGACGAATGTATCCCACGACCTGCTACTCCATGGCGTGAAGTAATGCCCAATATCTCGTTGCACATTCCAGGGCTAAGAAAGAAGGGCGAATCCAGCTCACTGGAAGCCAAGGCAGCTGCTGAGGTCCTAATTAGTGACACTTTCCACGCTCACACTCTGGTGTTCACAGACGGCTCCGTTGACGCAGAGTGTAGGAGCGGTACTTCCTCCTTTTATATACCATCATTAAATGTGGCATGGTAAAGAAAATCAGTTCGATACCCAATATGCTCTACGACGGCTGAGCTTCTGGCAATATTACATAAAGCAGCTGCGGTGCAGGTCAAGGGAATCACCAAGGCTGTCACCCTCAAGGACTCTCGTAGCGCTCTCGAAATGGTGATGAACCCCACATGCAATAGCATTCTAGCCCGGTGTAGGCGACAGAAAATTTGTCGTCAATGAGATAGTTCTTATACAGCACCCTAGGATCCGGGACATCCTGGAAAATCATCCACTTGATCTCCCGTTgaaaggactttcccgcagtacacaaaccctgctcttcaggttgcgaacaagaagcAGAGAACCtacaatttctcctctctttcgTCTCGCTTTCTTCCTTCTGCGGACGACGCCGACGCTGCGATCTCGGGAGACGAGGCACCGACAGCTGTCGCAGTAAAAGGTACACAAAAAAGTCAGTATATACACAAATTCTATTTACATTATTAAATTACAGGTTCATCTAAGGAACCTGTTAGAGTATGTACAATATTAGAACCCATGTAAAATATTAGAAGAAGAGTGTGGTTTACACACTTCTTTAGCGTCGTACCACTGCACTGTATAGAGCTCAAAATGCTATGTGTGCCATTACATTAATATATGCGCCTAACTAGAGTGATGCGATTTATATTGGTATAAATTGTTGATGCGATTTTCAAACCCGACAGTCTTTTGTGTGTTTCTGTTTTGCTCTGTAGCGAAATGTATGAGGACTGATATTTATCTCAGTGGTGTAGAAAACGTTCCGCCCCACCATTTGGCGAAGTAATTTATAATTAGACATAAGGTACTAGACATTAGACATAAATTCTATTCAACACATCACTCGAGAATCTCTAACGTCACGCACGTATACTAGTACTTCAGGAAAGGTCGGCAGTTGAGGGAAAGTTACCTACTGCTGTCGCCTCTTCGTCAACCCGGGCGTTGTGAGGTATGTTGCATTCGTCTTGCTGTGTTGCGGTCTTGCTTGTGTTCATCTTGCTGTCTTTCATTCGTCTCAACTCAAAGAACGTTAGTTGTAGTAATTGAGGCGAGTAGTTCTCCTAAACACTACAACGCTGCTCCTCTCTATTGTGTTCATCTGTGTGAATGGGCGTGTGGCTGGGACAAATGCAAATAATGGcaacaattaaattatgaatgacGGGAAAAATACAAGAGAGAACACACAGGACGTAAGTGTGTGCGGTTGCGTTGTGTTAATGAGAAAGTAGCTGGCGTGATGTAGTAGCTGCATCTCTGACCAAAAACCCGAGCGCTTAACTTAGACCCCCAATGCTGGTGCCCTTTTATAAACTGTTGTTCTTCAGCCCCCCGCGCCGCCGTCACTACTGGAGCACGCGAGGTGATACTGGAAGAACGAGATGGGTTTGCGTTGAAGAAATTTGCACTGAAAGGTTGAGTTGGCTCATATGCAGCTACCGTGCGCCAAGACTGTGGCGCGGCGGTGCAGCCACCAGCGGATGCATCTTGAGTGACAGCCGACGGGTGGCCATGCAGCCAGGAGTGAGCAGTTATAGCAATACTTTGTATGAGAGAACTATTTCTgaaatacttttgagtatttgtattatgtgcCGTAATACCCATCCTCTGAATGTACTCTACTTGTATTATAATTCACAAAATGGGAAGTATTGCTTGTATTATGATACTCTGGAATGTGGAATACACTGGAAAGGTCACAAGTCCGACCTACGGAGTGTCACCGGCACACTTTAACGCTATTTTTTCGGTGTCCCACAAGCGTATCGTCAAAACAAGGCCTTCGACTATGCGCTTATCCCGCATTCCCTCGAAAGAGACTCGCCTTAGGGCAAGAGATTACTGGAGGCTCTCCTGCATTGCTTCTAGGTCAGCGTCCCTGCGTGTGAGCCATCCGATTTACAAGATCTTTGTAGTCTGAGGGAGTGCATTCAGTCACTCTTGTAGGTGACTGCGCCGGGGACAGTCGTACAATTTTGGACCAGATCATGACACCGCAGCattgctttgtatgtatttgtcctttctatgtgttccagcctcagaacatcaatagTCTCATGTTCAATGGCTTTCCATCGACCTACTTGGTGTCCCGCACCTaaagcagtaggaaacacattcATTACGTTCATGTCGAGTTAATATTCGAAGCAATTTCTCACTTGAGCCTTGTTTGTACGCGTGAGCAAATTAAACTGAGACACGTCACCTCCACCATTTTGATTCCGAGACAAGCAGGGCTCTCGAGTTTGGGGAAGCTACTAAAAGACATGAAATACTTATATAGTGTCTGTTTTCGCTTCGAAAGGAATGCCAAACGGGCCAAAGGAATGCCaaatgtgggcaagcttacgattgtcccatcctacagttggcaatacaaaacggtcgtcggggcagcatcgcttgcggtgcagTTTGCGGGAAGATTTTTCCCAAAAAAAGGGAATGCCGGTCCCTTTCTAAAGCTTCTTGCACCTGGCACTCCTGAGGGAGGAGCGGTGGGAGGCAGTAAGGTACTTGGCGGCGAAAACTAAAATTGAAAAGGAAGCCTGGTGCTCCCGAAGGCTCCTCTCCAAACATCTTTCTTCGGTTCAGCGACCAATGGAGGCTCTAATGAAAAAcggctgcagaatcactggtcACAGACAAATAGCTGAAATGGCGAGAGAGTTCTTCTCAGACTTGTACGGGGGAGACCTCACAGAGTCAGACCGTTTCAGTTCCGGTTGCACCCGCAACAGGGGTGTTGAACTGAACTATGAGGAGGTTGTTCAGGTTGTCCGTAGCCTGAAAAGTACAAAAGCACCAGGACCCGACGGGTTGCTGAGTTCTACAAGCAGTATTGGAACCTCCTGGGTCCCTCTCTGGTTAAGGGGCTTAATGACTCTCTAAAACAGAGATCACTACCAGATCAGTTTATGGAGGGAACCGTTACTTTGTTATGCAAGGACCCCCAGCGAAAGGAGCAGTTGGGAGCCTGGAGGCCGATAACACTTTTAAACGTAGACTACAAAATTCTAGCAAAGGTTCTAGTAAAGAGGCTACAAAGAAACATGGAAAACTGGATATCGCCATTTCAGGGGGCAGCAGTCGGTGGTCGAAAAATACAGGACAAACTTTGGGAAATCAGGGATGTAATACTTGTGGTTAGCGGAGAGGGACGTACGAAGTATTTTAATGGCCTTTGATCAAGAAAAGGCTTTTGATAGGTTGAAACATGCGTTTTTGAGGGAAACGCTAGAACAAGTCGAAGCAGAAATTGAAATAGTAAGCACTATATAGGAGCGATGTATAGAGGATGCAAGAGCAGGTTGCTCATCAACGGTTGTCTAGGGAAGGAAGGTAAGTCCCTGTTTGCATTctctttttgtctttcttttttttttttttgttatctcaCGGCTTCCTGCCCATGGATAAACTAGATTCTTAAACTCGACTAAGCTCGACTATACTCGGAACCTGAGATGACGTTGTCATTGTGTGCTGATTCGCCGTGTTGTTGTAAAATGTGTTCATCGTTCATCTGACCTGGATGACGAGCTCGTGCATGTCATTGCGCAGGGTACCCCTGGAGGAAACCTTAGCCCGCGTATTTGCCCTCCCACCTGCACACTTGTCGGCTGCAGTGAGAACCATTCCTTAGAATAGCAAGACACACATATTCTT includes these proteins:
- the LOC135394786 gene encoding uncharacterized protein LOC135394786 — translated: MAGIHRRIRPTPYAPQLTIYADDICLRIAGTKKEKIRDSADVALNATNEALSERGLEISPEKSQCLLCIPPSKHVGRDFPRLSINNIPVPRCKACKYLGVTIDSSLRWTKQVNETTAKGKKSLNLPRRISGKAWGCNARSMLILHRALILSRILYATPYVDLSPIQWLNLERLHRAGIRTALGLPSFSSTTYTYLESKEKPVSIHSKHRGLQFIDNATLLGKKQLLTGLQGNLATSLGRLARSHAN